From Myxococcus stipitatus, the proteins below share one genomic window:
- the rpsJ gene encoding 30S ribosomal protein S10: protein MATQKIRIRLKAYDSKLLDQSAGEIVETAKRTGAKVAGPIPLPTRINKFTVLRSPHVDKKSREQFEIRTHKRLLDILEPTQQTLDALMKLDLSAGVDVEIKS from the coding sequence ATGGCGACACAGAAGATCCGCATCCGGTTGAAGGCATACGACTCGAAGCTCCTGGACCAGAGCGCGGGAGAGATCGTCGAGACGGCCAAGCGCACGGGCGCGAAGGTGGCCGGTCCGATCCCGCTTCCTACGCGCATCAACAAGTTCACGGTTCTGCGGTCGCCGCACGTGGACAAGAAGAGCCGCGAGCAGTTCGAGATCCGTACGCACAAGCGCCTGCTCGATATCCTCGAGCCCACGCAGCAGACGCTGGATGCGCTCATGAAGCTGGATCTGTCGGCCGGCGTTGACGTCGAGATCAAGTCCTAG